Proteins encoded by one window of Arachis ipaensis cultivar K30076 chromosome B04, Araip1.1, whole genome shotgun sequence:
- the LOC110270513 gene encoding uncharacterized protein At4g04775-like: MNMEEHSSGSIRRSWKEKSTGASSDNSDNVGMATKKFTNPNCYCGAHAILFEFTTSNNPNRLFFGCNYFKTPSTHCKYFKWLDELITESGYTVVEDQKMEVHGRLKELEDKIKEMEIKL; the protein is encoded by the exons ATGAACATGGAAGAACATTCATCAGGTTCAATCCGTCGTTCATGGAAAGAGAAGTCGACGGGAGCTTCAAGCGACAACTCTGACAATGTTGGCATGGCAACGAAGAAGTTCACAAATCCAAACTGTTATTGTGGAGCTCATGCGATTCTCTTTGAATTCACCACATCAAATAATCCAAATAGGTTGTTCTTTGGTTGCAATTATTTCAAG ACTCCTTCAACGCATTGCAAATATTTTAAGTGGCTGGATGAGCTGATAACTGAGTCTGGCTACACGGTGGTAGAAGACCAGAAGATGGAAGTTCATGGGAGATTGAAGGAGTTGGAGGACAAAATTAAAGAGATGGAGATTAAGCT ATAG